In one Bradyrhizobium sp. 4 genomic region, the following are encoded:
- a CDS encoding YqgE/AlgH family protein, with product MAPTGKRTGESTRKSAPALPSSAGYLDGQLLIAMPVMGDERFERSVIYLCAHSAEGAMGIIVNHPAGSIDFPELLQQLGIINKGEHIKLPENAESMKVLRGGPVDTGRGFVLHSSDFYIENATLRIDDGVCLTATVDILRAIANGSGPKHAILALGYAGWAPGQLETEIQSNGWLHCDADSDLIFGDDVDEKYGRALRKIGIDPGMLSNEAGHA from the coding sequence ATGGCTCCCACAGGCAAGAGGACGGGCGAAAGCACCCGCAAGTCAGCCCCCGCGCTCCCGAGCTCGGCGGGCTACCTCGACGGCCAGCTGTTGATCGCCATGCCCGTGATGGGCGACGAGCGCTTCGAGCGCTCGGTGATTTATCTCTGCGCCCACTCCGCCGAAGGCGCGATGGGCATCATCGTCAACCACCCGGCCGGCAGCATCGACTTCCCCGAGCTGTTGCAGCAGCTCGGCATCATCAACAAGGGCGAGCACATCAAGCTGCCGGAGAATGCCGAAAGCATGAAGGTGCTGCGCGGCGGTCCGGTCGATACCGGCCGCGGCTTCGTGCTGCATTCCAGCGATTTCTACATCGAGAACGCGACGCTCCGGATCGACGATGGCGTCTGCCTCACCGCGACGGTCGACATCCTGCGTGCGATCGCCAACGGCTCCGGCCCCAAGCACGCCATCCTCGCGCTCGGTTATGCCGGCTGGGCGCCCGGCCAGCTCGAGACCGAAATCCAGAGCAACGGCTGGCTGCATTGCGACGCGGATTCGGATTTGATCTTCGGCGATGACGTCGACGAAAAATACGGGCGCGCACTGCGCAAGATCGGCATCGATCCCGGCATGCTCTCGAACGAGGCCGGGCACGCCTAG
- a CDS encoding TauD/TfdA family dioxygenase yields MTIAIRQLHKHFVGEVSGLDLRQPLTEAEAREIEAAMDKYAMLVFHDQDITDEQQMAFALNFGQREDARGGTVTKEKDYRLQSGLNDVSNLGKDGKPLAKDSRAHLFNLGNCLWHSDSSFRPIPAKFSLLSARVINPKGGNTEFADMRAAYDALDDETKAEIEDLVCEHSLMYSRGSLGFTEYTDDEKQMFKPVLQRLVRTHPVHRRKSLYLSSHAGKIVGMSVPEGRLLLRDLNEHATQSEFVYVHKWTLHDLVMWDNRQTMHRVRRYDQSQPRDMRRATVAGTEPTVQQQAAE; encoded by the coding sequence ATGACGATCGCCATCCGGCAGCTTCACAAACATTTTGTCGGCGAGGTTTCCGGCCTCGACCTGCGGCAACCTCTCACCGAGGCCGAGGCGCGCGAGATCGAAGCCGCCATGGACAAATATGCGATGCTGGTGTTCCACGACCAGGACATCACCGACGAACAGCAGATGGCTTTCGCGTTGAATTTCGGCCAGCGCGAGGACGCGCGCGGCGGCACCGTCACGAAGGAAAAAGACTACCGCCTCCAATCGGGCCTGAACGACGTCTCCAATCTCGGCAAGGACGGCAAGCCGCTGGCAAAGGACAGCCGCGCGCATCTGTTCAACCTCGGCAACTGCCTGTGGCATTCCGACAGCTCGTTCCGCCCCATCCCGGCAAAATTCTCGCTGCTGTCGGCCCGCGTGATCAACCCGAAGGGCGGCAACACAGAATTCGCCGACATGCGGGCGGCCTATGACGCGCTCGACGACGAGACCAAGGCGGAGATCGAAGATCTCGTCTGCGAGCACTCGCTGATGTATTCGCGGGGATCGCTCGGCTTCACCGAATACACCGACGACGAGAAGCAGATGTTCAAGCCGGTGCTGCAACGTCTCGTGCGCACCCATCCCGTTCATCGCCGGAAGTCGCTCTATCTCTCATCGCATGCCGGCAAGATCGTCGGCATGAGCGTCCCCGAGGGTCGGCTGCTGCTGCGCGATCTCAACGAGCACGCGACCCAGAGCGAGTTCGTCTACGTCCACAAATGGACGCTGCATGACCTCGTGATGTGGGACAACCGCCAGACCATGCACCGCGTCCGCCGCTACGACCAGTCGCAGCCCCGCGACATGCGCCGCGCGACGGTCGCAGGCACGGAGCCGACGGTCCAGCAGCAGGCGGCGGAGTAG